AACAAGTCAAAGACCTTACGCAATATAGTGCTGAGCATGAAGTGGTGGTATATGATTTGAATAAGAAATGTGACACCAACGAATGTGAAGATAAGGCTAAGGAGTATGGGGTTCAATCGGTCCCAACAGTCGCAATTGACGGGAAATTAGCGGATTGCTGCAGCAATAATGGGGTTAATTTCGATACGTTAGAAGCTGAAATACTGGGTAAATAATTCACCAGAACAGGGGAACAATGCGTGCATATTTACTATTTACGGTTTTTAATCTGCAGCATCGTACTTCACAGGCGCTTTCCATTAAATAAGGATTGCGCCTTTTTAAGAATGGAAATCCTGAACAGTAATATGGAGTTATGCCTACATTGGAAAATGGCTACCCCCTATACTAAACTTAAGATGGCCTTCCATAATACGAATGGGTGCAAATGGAATAATTGAGCCCACTCTCGGAAAAGGGTTATAGTGGAATAATGGAGATCGAAAAGTCTCTGGAGCATCCGATAAAACTGTATTTCCATGGCAAGCATTTTTTAACTGCTTTACAATTACAATGAAATCCGACAAGCGTTTGAAAAAGTAGAATATGGACTAGAGAGCAAAAATAAGGTGGTACGAGCTGCACGAAAACATTTTTGAGAAAGGTGGAAAAAACATTGAATCATATTCGTATAAACATTCAGGGAATGACCTGTACAGGCTGTGAAGAACATATTGCAGTATCCCTTGAAAAAATCGGAGCGGAACATATTGATGCCAACTATCGTCGAGGAGATGTCACCTTTGAACTCCCCGAAAATGTGGAAATTGAAACGGCCAAAAAAGCCATTGATGAAGCCAAATACCAACCTGGACAAGCTGAAATCTTACAATCGCAGGAAAAACCTATTTTAGGTGATGACGAAGATTACGATTTTTTGATTATCGGTTCGGGAGGTGCGGCATTTTCTGCGGCCATCAAAGCTAGCGAAAACGGTGAGAAGGTTGCCATGGTGGAACGAAGCACAGTCGGGGGAACATGCGTTAACATCGGTTGTGTACCGTCAAAAACCATGCTTCGTGCCGGTGAAATCAACGGTGTTGCCCAAAACACTCCATTTAACGGGGTTCAAACGAGTGCCGGTCCGGTTGACCTGCCCAATTGACCGAACAAAAAGATGAATTGGTTAATCAAATGCGTCAAGAAAAATATATAGATCTGATTGATGAATATGGATTTAACCTTATTCGTGGTGAAGCCGAATTTATAGACGATAAGACAATACAAGTGAATGGGCAAAGCATCACAGCTAAAAGCTTTTTAATTGCAACGGGGGCCCCTCCGGCCATTCCGGACATCCCTAGGATGGGTGAGGTGGATTATTTAACAAGTACAACCGCACTTGAATTAAAAGAGATGCCAAAACGCTTGGCAGTGATCGGTTCTGGGTATGTCGCCACGGAATTGGGCCAAATGTTTCACAATCTAGGAACGGAAGTCACCCTTATGCAAAGAAGCGATCGTCTATTTAAAATGTATGATCCTGAAATTTCGGAAGCCATCGGTGAAGCCTTAACTGAGCAAGGACTTAATCTGATCACCGGAGCCACTTATCTAAGAGTAGAGCAAAAGGGTAATAGGAAAAACGTTTATATTGAAGTGAACGGTGAAGAACAAGTAATCGAAGCCGATCAAATCCTTATAGCAACAGGAAGAAAGCCTAACACAAAGGCTTTAAATCTTGAAGCAACAGGCGTGAAAACGGGCAAAAAAGGCGAAGTGTTGACCAACGAATATTTGCAAACGAGCATTAACCGAATATATGCCGCGGGTGATGTTACTCTCGGTCCACAATTCGTTTACGTTGCGGCTTATGAAGGTGAAATTGTGGCAAGTAATGCGCTCGGCCTGACGAAACGCAAAATTGACCCTCGCTTTGTTCCCGGTGTCACCTTTACCAACCCATCGATGGCTACAGTCGGCTTGACAGAACTACAGGCAAAAGAACAAGGTTATGATGTCAAAACATCGGTCCTTCCGTTGGACGCTGTGCCACGAGCCCTAGTCAATTACGAAACAACTGGGGTTTATAAACTGGTCGTTGACGCCCAAAATCGTAAATTGATTGGAGCGCACATCGTTAGCGAAAATGCAGGTGATGTCATTTATGGGGCGACCTTGGCGGTGCAATTTGGATTGACTATTGAAGACCTAACAAACAGCTTTGCGCCTTATTTAACAATGGCTGAAGGATTGAAACTCGCAGCCTTAGCGTTTGATAATGACGTGTCGAAATTATCTTGTTGCGCAGGTTAATTTATATCACTGGTCTTTTGGGAAAGGCCATATTCTGGAATACGACTGCAAACTAAGAGACATTATCGCAAAGTAAAAAGAACTTTAAAAACAGCTCTCTTTGGATTGGTTGCTTTATTTCCTTCTTTTCCCTCTGAATGAAAGTAAGATTCGAGATACAATAGCTAATATAGGCAGCTCAATGAGAGGTCCAATGACTAAGACTAATGCAATGAGTGGTTGATCTGGAAAGGCTGCTATTACGATCGCTAAAGCAATAGGGGAATTCCGTGCAATTATGGTTAGACTTAGACTCACTGTATCTTCATAAGAAAAGTTCAGTGCTTTTCCAACAGTTTGTGCGACAACAACGTTAATGACAAAAAATAGCACGACTGGAATCAATAATATTAAAATGACCTCTAGATTGTTCATTAAATAAGATCCTTCTGAAGCAAACATTACTGTAATAGCTAATGCCAAAAAAATAATTTGGGCCGAAGAGAAAAAGGGAATCAGTTTATCGTTTAAAAATGTTTTTTCTTGTTCTTTAATAAATAACGCGATAATTGAGCGATTGCAAATGGTACGACTAAAACCAATACTACACTTTCGATAACGGTTGAAAGGGAAACAGATTCCATAGTACCTACAAAGATAAACAGATACACGGGTATCAATAACACTTGCAGAATTAAATTGATGGGTAATACAGAGGTCGATAATGACATGTTGCCTTTAACGATTTTTGTAAATACTAAATACCAGTCTGTACATGGCGTCACCATGAACATGATACATCCTAACCATAATGCAGGATAGTCGGCGAGGAAAATAGCACCAAGGCCCCATGCTAGTAATGGCATCCAAACAAAATTGATAATGGTACTTGTGGGGTCAGTCAACTTCCAGCCACTTACCTCATCAATGAGGATGGCGAGGTGATCTTGGAGCATATTGGAGGAATGACAGAAGAAAATGTCCAAGACTATATGGAAATGGTTGATCCGGCTGCTTCATCCTGAGGCAGTCGATTCTTTTGTATATATGTAAGTTGGTCATGTTGTTCATATGGGATGTTATACAAATATTAATTGACAATTAATGAAATGAAGCATAGTATTATAATCAAATGATTATTAGAATGTAGGTGAAGGATATGAAAACGAAAGAAAAACAAGATCAATGTGAGGTTTTTTGTTATGACGAAGAAAAGGTTCAACGATTATCTCCCCTCATCGAATCCGAAACCTTTACATTCACAGGGGATATCTTTAAAGCGTTATCTGATGAGACACGATTAAAAATAGCTTATACATTAACGCAAGAGACTGAACTCTGCGTTTGTGATGTAGCCCATATTATCGGAACAACGACGGCCACGGCTTCTCATCATCTCCGTCACCTCAGAAACTTACGCATTGCGAAAAGCCGCAAGAAAGGGAAATTAGTATTTTATTCCTTAGATGATCACCATGTCACAGAACTCATCGCAACGGCTATGGCGCATGGCCGGGAGGAGGTCCATCGTGGCTGATCATACCGAAAAAACTGATTACCGCGTCCAAGGCTTTTCGTGTGCCAATTGTGCCAATACGTTTGAAAAGAATGTTCAACGATTAGATGGGGTGAACGATGCAAAGGTGAATTTTGGGGCTTCAAAGATCACTGTTTACGGCTCCACAACGAAGGAGGAATTGGAGAAGGCCGGTTCCTTTGAAAATTTGAAAGTCCAATCAGAACATGCACCTGATGAATCGGAATCAACCCGTCAGCCATCCTTTTTCCAAAAATATCAAACCGTAATATTAGCCATCCTCTTTTTTGGTTTTGGAGTGGCCTCTCAAGTCATCAATGGTGGAGATAACCTCCTCACTTGGCTTGCTTATGCCACTTCAATGGTCGTTGGGGGCTATACACTCTTTAAGACTGGGCTTATGAATTTAATGCGCCTGCGATTTGATATGAAGACGCTAATGACTGTGGCTGTCATCGGGGCGGCCATTATCGGAGAATGGGCGGAAGGAGCCCTTGTGGTCATTCTTTTTGCCATTAGTGAAGAACTCGAGGGATTCTCCATGGATCGAGCTAGACAATCCATTCGTTCGCTCATGGATATTGCCCCCAAGGAAGCGCTTATTAAACGAAACGGGCAAGAGATGAAAATCCATGTCGACGACATTGCGATTGGGGACATCATGATTGTCAAACCGGGGCAAAAAGCGGCCATGGATGGCGTTGTTGTATCCGGTCATTCCTCGATAAATCAGGCAGCTGTTACCGGCGAGTCTATTCCTGTCGAAAAAAAACTCGATGATGAGGTTTTTGCGGGGACATTGAATGAAGAAGGATTCCTGGAAGTTCGTGTCACCAAGCATGTCGAAGATACGACCATTTCAAAAGTGATCCATCTCGTGGAAGAAGCACAAGCGGAGCGTGCGCCGGCCCAAGCTTTTGTGGATCGATTTGCGAAGTATTATACACCTGCCGTTATGGTTTTAGCTATGCTTGTGGCAGTTTTGCCGCCATTGGTGATGGGAGCATCTTGGGAAGCATGGATTTATCAAGGGCTTGCTGTTTTGGTCGTGGCTTGTCCGTGTGCACTTGTGATTTCAACCCCGGTTTCCATCGTTACAGCCATTGGCAATGCGGCTAAGAATGGCGTTTTAATTAAAGGTGGCGCTTATTTAGAAGAAGCCGGGTCGTTAAAAGCGATCGCTTTTGATAAAACAGGAACCTTAACCAAAGGGGTTCCGGTCGTTACGGATTTTTCCCTTTTTCACCCGGGAAATGAAGATAAGCTATTAGCCAAAGTCACTGCGTTAGAGTCACGATCCCAACATCCTTTAGCTTCGGCCATCGTCGATCAAGCCAAGCAAGCGAACATTTCTTACCACCATCATGAGGTTCATGATTTTACTTCGATCACAGGAAAAGGGATCAAAGGTACGATCGATGGGACGACGTACTACGTTGGGAACCTAAGTTTATGGGAAGATGTGCTGGGATATGTCATTGATCCGGACATTCGTCATTCCCTTGAAGGCCTTCAAAAGCAAGGGAAGACAGGAATGTTTGTTGGGACGGATCAGTCTGTATTAGCTTTGATTGCCGTTGCTGATGAAGTTCGTGACACGAGCCAAGAAGTCATCTCGAAACTCCATGACATCGGTATTGACCAAACAATTATGCTGACGGGTGATCATCAAGACACGGCGTCTGCCATTGGTAAGCAAGTGGGTGTGACCGATGTTCAAGCCAACCTTTTACCGGAAGATAAATTATCATATGTTAAAGCATTTAGAGAAAAGTATCGAAAAGTAGCTATGGTTGGAGATGGCGTTAATGATGCCCCTGCCTTGGCTGCGTCCAATGTAGGCATAGCTATGGGGGGAGCGGGTACTGATACCGCATTAGAAACCGCCGACGTTGCCTTGATGGGGGACGATTTACAGAAACTCCCCTATACGATGAAACTGAGTCGCCGAGCGTTGCGCATTATTAAACAAAACATCAGTTTTTCTCTGGGTATTAAGTTCTTGGCGCTTTTATTAGTGGTACCAGGATGGTTAACCCTTTGGATTGCGATCTTAGCGGATTTAGGGGCGACGCTCCTTGTGACAGCAAATGGACTACGTTTGTTGCGGGTAAAAGAATAAAACGATGGGCGTTAGGGAAGTTCTTAACGCCCTAATTTTCATGTAAAACATTGAATGATTATGATATTAAACACAAATTGGGCTGCGACATTTTTTTGTTTGCTGAAAACACCCCAAAGAGAAAACGTCGATATCTCATGTGTTTAGTGTGCGCGTATATATTCGAGGAGGTAGTGTAATTCTAATTTACACTATAACGTTGTTTGTATTCGGCGGGAGTTGAGTGGGTGCTTATTTAAGTCATGGGGCCTTATAAATTTCAAGCTCTTTTGAGTTAACAAATCGAAAGGGAGTACTGGAATGTCTCACCATCATGCAACAGGTCAGGCAAACAAGAAGAATTTAATGTTTGCGATGATCATCATAGGAAGTTGGATGTTTGTTCAATTGATTGGTGTAAAATCATGACATTTCGGAGAAAATTGAGAAGTATGAACGTTGGATTGTTCCGATCGTGTTCATAGGGTTAGGTTTATATATTATGTATGCGAATGGCACATTCAACACTTTAATTTCCCTTTTATAAAGTGCTATTAGCGAAGATGAAAGAAGCTCATTTGAAAAGTCCTCACTGTGCAACAATACGATCGGTCGCGATTGTTGTATATCACAAGCAGAAAATGATCAAACTTTTTTACAAAGCTACTTCGGAGTAATTCTTGAGAGCTTGTTTTGATCAATTTTTTATCCAAAACAGGTGTTTGCTTCTTTATATTCCTTCATGATTTTATAAAATGTGTTTTTCTTTAGTTCTAATACCTCCATAAACCAAGCACCGGTTATTTCTCCGTTTCTCCATTTTGGATAATTATCTTCTATAACATGTAGCTGTCTCTTGCTTATATTAGAAAGATTGATTGAAGGACGCCCTAAATGTTTCCCTTGAGATTTAGCTACTTCGATCCCTTCAGCTTGTCTTTGACGGATTTTCTTCCGTTCTTGGTCTGCAACATATGAAAGCAAAGATAAAAATTGATCTTCCATTAATTGTCCCATATCACCCATTTCTCGGAACTTACGGCTGTCAAATAAAGATTCATTTTCTAATACGACTATATCTGCTTTCAATTCTCTGGTTATATATTTCCATTCCGTAATGACCTCATCATAGTTACGTCCCAAACGATCAAGCGCATCCATATAGATGATATCTTCTTCATTAAGAACCTTGCGCAGTAATTGGTATTGGGGGCGTTCGAAATTTTTCCCACTCGCTCGGTCAACAAAAATGCGTCGTGCCTCAACGTCCCTTTCCAACATTTTGTTTAACTGGCGCTGTTCATTCTGATCTTTAGAACTCACTCGTATGTACCCATATGTAACTACCATATTCGCTACCCCCATTGGCATTGTTATATCATTTATTATAAGATTTTTGTTTATAAAGGTAAATGATAATTATAAACGTTTATAAAAATTTTGGATAACATTTATAAACTTGATGTGATGCAATTTTATCGATGTGTACTTCCTATCCTTAAAGGTATACCTTTATAAACGTGATGATGATAGCCATATATTTTCTGAACATACGTTTTGCTTTCACATTGGCGTCTTCAAAGATTCTACATATTTTTTGGTATTTTTTATGTTGAGGTCGATGATTAAAGGAGGGAGTCTGCATGAAAAACAAAAAGTTCTTACTCATTCCATCACTTGCTATTACTGCTTTATTGGTGGCAAGTCCGATCGGTATTACATGGGCAGCTGGAGATCAAAGTGAAGGCGGTATGATGGATAGAATGATGATGGAAAATGGCATGAATGAGATGATGGATGCTATGAATTCCCCAGAGGGTGAAAAGATGATGAATGCTTGTCAGGAATTCATGTCCTCCAATAACACAGAAGGATCAGATTAACTGGGATTGAAGACATAGTGGGCGCTCTCAAGTTCTTCATCAATGATTATCACTTTATCGAAAAATGCTTGAAATATCTTGTTCTTGAGAAGAATGTCATACGGTATTTCTGCAAGAACCAGGCGTCCATGACAACACCCCTACCGTTCGATTGTAACCTTTTTAAATCTGATACCGAAAGGGCTGTCCCAATGGTGAATGACCTTATGAGGCAGCCCTTTCATGTTTGAAACACGATATGGCGACCCGAGTGATAGGTAACTAAATGTTTGAACCCCACCCTAATCTGATCCATGCCCTATTATTTTTACTTCTTGACGGAATATAGTAATTGATGTCTATTTTTCTGAAATGGTCACTTTCCCTAATTAACAAGCATAAATAAATGACATAGTGTCATCACTTATTGATAGGAGGGCCAAGTAATGATTTTAACATCGATTGATTTAGGTTTAATATCTGAACATTTGAATATACACCAGGATGTTATTAGAAAATTAAAGTCCTATTATTGCCTAGCGAAAAATCCACAATTACAGCAAATTATTTATGAGCAGGTTTTAATTATGCGTAACCACGCAGATGTGATGCTAATGTTGATGGATCCTGAACGAAATGAGGAAGTCGATGTATCAGCGTTACATCAACTGCAACCTATCGACATTCCATGTAAACAAAGCTTTTCTTATATGAATGAACAAAATATTGCCTTTGAGGCACGTAATACAGCAATGACAATGGCTCAAGATAATTTTAACTCTTCCTTAAGTATGAACGCACAGAATGTAAGGAATATTCATTTACAAATGGCTCTACAACAATTTGGGTTACAAAGCAGATATAGTGATTTTATTGAATCAAAAGGGTGGGATTATGCTCCAAATGCCTCGATTCAAGAGCAGATACATGCGCTAAAATCATTTCAACAAATGTATTATAATCTATGAATATAGCCATTCCTGTGCCGATCATAATGATCGGCACAGGAATGGCTTAATACCTCTATCATTTTGCGCGGGGGATACGCTGGCTATTCCCCTGGACCCCTTGGAGAAACGAAGCTAAAGGTATGGGGAATACTTGAAATGTACTCGTTCTTGAGAAATCCTCAAGGTTTATTCACCCATATCTTTCCCAAACAATTGCAGGCATATTGTCAACGAATGATTAAATATCTGAAAACTTCTATAATTTCGGCGATGTCCGCCCCAAAATGGACCATTAGACACGTTCTAGTAAAAGCATATTCTCAATAGAATGGTAGCGTAAGGAGGGACAGGCCCTTGCGCAGACCAAATCACTATTCACATGCCTTCACAGTATCGAAATCGAATGTTCAGTCAATCTTTATGGTAGCCGTCGCTTTGATCGTTGGGACCTTTCTTTTTATTGCTATGCTAACGACTGCGGATAATACTCATCGCTTTTCTTCATCAGTCCTTCACGATTGGACGAAAGAGGCACAAAGTGATTGGTTTATTCATTTATTAGGGGTTGAAAACCGGTATTATCTAGATGCAATGCAAGATACTTCTACCCCCAGTTTGACCACAACAGTTATAGAGCTTGCCACGAATATGAACTTGAATGATCCACGCACATTTTTGGGAAGAGAGATTCCCGGTTTCTCAGGTTTTGACAATACGCTTGTAATTGCTGGGCAAGGAACTGACTTTACAAATATGGCTATGGAATCTCCCCCTCCTTCCGAGGAACATCAATATGAACAACCCGAAACTGATGGAGGTGAAAGGGAGGGGACAGTAGACGATGATCCCCCTGAGATTGCTGATGAGGAACCGATCATTCATCTCTTACATTCACATAGCCGTGAATCTTTTTTGCCCGAAATCGAGGGAGACGATCCAAACAACCAAGAAATTAATATTGTTCAGGTTGGCAACTATCTAGCCGATCAATTTCGCGAATACGGACTTCCTGTAGAAGTCTCTGATCATGACATTCAACAGAAATTAAATGAGCGAGGATGGGATTACAGCCAATCATATGAGATGTCTCGCGAGATTCTTGAGGAAGACATAGAAAAACATGATGAACTTGAATTTTTCTTTGATCTTCACCGGGACTCTGTAGAACGAGAACATTCTACAGCGACAATCAATGAGGAAGTTTATGCTCGAACATTTTTTGTTATCGGGGAAGACCATCCGGATTATGAACAAAACTTGGAAATGGCGACAGAAATCCATCACCGCCTGGAGGAAAGGTGGCCGGGATTAAGCAGAGGAGTCATGACCTCCGGAGGTGCTGGCGTGGATGGAGTTTATAATCAGGATTTATCACCGAATTCGATGACCATCGAATTTGGAGGGGTGGACAACACGTTTGAAGAAGTCTATCGCAGTGCCGACGCAGTTGCTGAAGTTATACAAGAATATATCTACGAGGAACTTGAACGTTAGACTTGGGGCTGTTCCTCTCCTCCTCTTCATTAGCCCCAGCCTACAATTCCCGCGTTTTGCTGCTACTTCCACAGTTAGAAGCCCTCTCGCTGTTATAGCAAGAGGCTTTCTAAATGCTTGGGGCTATATCATACTAGGTAAAGCAGATGCCCAAGAGTATTACTTCATTTTGATCGTCTGGCCACACCAGTAGATGAAAGAATTGTTGAAGAACCATGCTTCCATGTGAAAGCAGAAATTATTAACTTGAAATGAACGTAATCCATTTTGGTTGATTTCCTCATGTTAGACAGGAGGCCATGTTTTGAATATAAATTTATGTTTTCCTCCTTAAGGGAACCTTCTTTCCATATGTCCCCATTCTCCAAAACCATTCAAAAGGGCCATAGTAAAATGTTTTTAGCCAAAGGTGGCTGAAAATCATTTGTACGACAAATAAAATGATACCTATAAAAAGGGCGAATATATAGCTTGGTTCCATCCAAATTCCGACCCTTTCAAAAATTGTTCTCCCGCTGTGCATAAAAAGACTTACGAATACCAGCGACTGCAAAAGGTAATTGGTGAAAGCCATTTTTCCAACAGTAGAAAATGGCAACAAGGCATTTGATAGGGTCGTCGTTCTGCTCGTTCCTAAAAGAATAATGCCCATTAAGATTCCAACGGTTACGACAAACGGATAAAAACTTTCCAGAGGCGTGATGACAAGGGCATCAACCTCATAATAAAGGGCCGTTTTGCCGGAAACACCAACAGTAAGGAAAACCAAAGATAGGAGCCACATTCGCTTTCTCCGTGCTACTGCTTGTGAAAGTAAATCCTTACGATAAGTGTACATCCCAAATAAGAAAAAGCTCAAATGCTCTACCATAGAAGAAAATTCATTAATGAGATATTCGGACCCCGTGGGAGATTCTCCCGGTCCAAGCAGCAAGTCCTTGAGCCACTCGTCTAGAGAAAGCGAATGGGGGAAATAATAATTTAGCAAATCCATTCCAATCGTATATCCCACCCAAGAAAACAAAGCCATTGTAAGCAACCACTTCGCTGGAAACTTAATAAAAAAAAGAAGTACATAACCAGCCATGGCATACATAAGCAAGATGTCGCCCGCCCAAATGTAATACCCATGGAGAGCCCCGATTATAAATAGTAGTAGCAATCTGCGGAATAACGTTGGGAATGGATTCAAATTTTTTTTGCTTAGTCTTTCATAAATAAGAATAAGACTGATTCCGAACATAAATGCAAATAATGGCCTGGCGCTATCTTCCAGTAAAATTGACATCAAAGCATCGAGTGATTCATTGATAGAAGATTGGTTTTCCGTCTCTATGGAAGCCAATCCAGAAATATTCACTAAAAAAATAGCTAATAAAGCTAATCCACGCAGTTGATCTAAAATCTCAATTCTATTACCCTGATCTTCATTCTTCACCGATCCCAAATGAGAACCTTCTTTCCAAGTATCTACGTTTTCGAAAGATCTAGTTGGATTTTAAGAAAAAAATATGGAGAAAGAGTGAAGTAGATAAACTTCAAAAACGGGGCATCTTTGTACATCCATATTCCTTTAGTCAAATGACAAAAGAAAAGAGACTTCTCGAAGAAGCCCCTATTTTAATATTATTCAGGTTGATTCGGAACATTTGGATCAGGCGTAAAGGCTGGCTCAAATCCTTCATACTGCACTTCAGCGACCATTCCGTCACTTGCATGGTGAAACTCGTGGCAATGGAACATCCAATTTCCAGGGTTTTGAGCTTCAAATACAATTTCATAAGTCTCACCTGGGCGTACGTTTAACGTATCTTTGGTGACCGAAGATCCTTGAAGTGGTTCTCCATCCTTCGAAATAACGTCAAAGAACTCCCCATGTAAGTGCATTGGATGGTCGTCCTCCGTATCATTTTCAATGGTTACCTTTACGACATCTCCTTCTTCTACCTCGTAGATCTCATGATCAGGGAATTGTTTTCCATTAATTGTGAACGTATCCCCCCCATCATCGGTTCCAAGGTTCATGTCGTATTCCTTATTAATATCATATTCATTCATGTTCTGCGCCTCTCCGTAGGTGGTTAAATCCAAGGAAGAGGAAGGAGTATCACCTGTTTGTAGGTCCTCATCTTCATAACCGTCATATATAAGAGGAAGGGACGCATTTAATCTTTCCTGATTCTCTTCCGCAAAAACTTGTATACCCCACGCCCCTGGATTGTCCATTTCAATTTCAACATCATATCGTTCAGCCGGGGCGATTTGGAAGGACGTATCACTTATCATTTCAGGTTCATTGACAGGCTGGCCATCATAATGGGTCACTTTAAATGCGTGTTCGGGAATTGAGACAATTTGTGTAAACAATCCTGCATTCACAAATCGTAGCTTTACTTTATCCCCCTCTTCAACATCAACGGATTCAATTTGCGAAGATGATTGACCGTTAATAACCATTGTATCATACATCTCATTCATCATATCCGCATGATCCATCTCCTCCATATCTCCGTTTTCCATGTCACTATGATCCATGTCTTCGTGCATGTCGTCTTCCATATCCATGTCCATTGGAGCAAATTCATCAATCGCTATGACTTCATCTACATCATAAGACTCCTGGTCCTCAGGTTCAACAATGAAAACCCCATAGAGACCTTGATCGACTTGGGTTGACCCGTCTTGATGGGAGTGATACCAGTACGTTCCAGGGACATCTGCTTGGTACTCGTACGTAAACTCTTCCCCAGGCATGATCGCATTTTGAGTAACGCCAGGGACGCCATCCATCGCGTTAGGGACGGGGAAGCCATGTAGATGAAGGGCAGTGGGTTCTTCCAAATTGTTTTGGACATTTAATATAACCTCATCCCCTTCTTGGACACGAATCTTCTCGCCAGGTACGGATCCATTATAAGTCCAGGCATCTGTCATGGTTTCGTCATCAAACATCCAATGCGTCTCGGTAACATCTAGATTAAACACTTCTTTACCATCTTCAGTCATCATTTCATTCCCTTTACCCTCTTGTTGACTCTCGGTAGATCCCGTAGATCCCTCATCTAACCCCTCACCCGAACAGCCAGCTAGCACAAAAAAAATGGTACTCATTCCTATATATACTTTTT
The Salicibibacter kimchii DNA segment above includes these coding regions:
- a CDS encoding thioredoxin family protein → MAEKLVEVFTSGCPICERTVKQVKDLTQYSAEHEVVVYDLNKKCDTNECEDKAKEYGVQSVPTVAIDGKLADCCSNNGVNFDTLEAEILGK
- a CDS encoding ArsR/SmtB family transcription factor — protein: MKTKEKQDQCEVFCYDEEKVQRLSPLIESETFTFTGDIFKALSDETRLKIAYTLTQETELCVCDVAHIIGTTTATASHHLRHLRNLRIAKSRKKGKLVFYSLDDHHVTELIATAMAHGREEVHRG
- a CDS encoding heavy metal translocating P-type ATPase, with protein sequence MAGRRSIVADHTEKTDYRVQGFSCANCANTFEKNVQRLDGVNDAKVNFGASKITVYGSTTKEELEKAGSFENLKVQSEHAPDESESTRQPSFFQKYQTVILAILFFGFGVASQVINGGDNLLTWLAYATSMVVGGYTLFKTGLMNLMRLRFDMKTLMTVAVIGAAIIGEWAEGALVVILFAISEELEGFSMDRARQSIRSLMDIAPKEALIKRNGQEMKIHVDDIAIGDIMIVKPGQKAAMDGVVVSGHSSINQAAVTGESIPVEKKLDDEVFAGTLNEEGFLEVRVTKHVEDTTISKVIHLVEEAQAERAPAQAFVDRFAKYYTPAVMVLAMLVAVLPPLVMGASWEAWIYQGLAVLVVACPCALVISTPVSIVTAIGNAAKNGVLIKGGAYLEEAGSLKAIAFDKTGTLTKGVPVVTDFSLFHPGNEDKLLAKVTALESRSQHPLASAIVDQAKQANISYHHHEVHDFTSITGKGIKGTIDGTTYYVGNLSLWEDVLGYVIDPDIRHSLEGLQKQGKTGMFVGTDQSVLALIAVADEVRDTSQEVISKLHDIGIDQTIMLTGDHQDTASAIGKQVGVTDVQANLLPEDKLSYVKAFREKYRKVAMVGDGVNDAPALAASNVGIAMGGAGTDTALETADVALMGDDLQKLPYTMKLSRRALRIIKQNISFSLGIKFLALLLVVPGWLTLWIAILADLGATLLVTANGLRLLRVKE
- a CDS encoding recombinase family protein; the encoded protein is MVVTYGYIRVSSKDQNEQRQLNKMLERDVEARRIFVDRASGKNFERPQYQLLRKVLNEEDIIYMDALDRLGRNYDEVITEWKYITRELKADIVVLENESLFDSRKFREMGDMGQLMEDQFLSLLSYVADQERKKIRQRQAEGIEVAKSQGKHLGRPSINLSNISKRQLHVIEDNYPKWRNGEITGAWFMEVLELKKNTFYKIMKEYKEANTCFG
- a CDS encoding spore coat protein, coding for MILTSIDLGLISEHLNIHQDVIRKLKSYYCLAKNPQLQQIIYEQVLIMRNHADVMLMLMDPERNEEVDVSALHQLQPIDIPCKQSFSYMNEQNIAFEARNTAMTMAQDNFNSSLSMNAQNVRNIHLQMALQQFGLQSRYSDFIESKGWDYAPNASIQEQIHALKSFQQMYYNL
- the spoIIP gene encoding stage II sporulation protein P, whose amino-acid sequence is MRRPNHYSHAFTVSKSNVQSIFMVAVALIVGTFLFIAMLTTADNTHRFSSSVLHDWTKEAQSDWFIHLLGVENRYYLDAMQDTSTPSLTTTVIELATNMNLNDPRTFLGREIPGFSGFDNTLVIAGQGTDFTNMAMESPPPSEEHQYEQPETDGGEREGTVDDDPPEIADEEPIIHLLHSHSRESFLPEIEGDDPNNQEINIVQVGNYLADQFREYGLPVEVSDHDIQQKLNERGWDYSQSYEMSREILEEDIEKHDELEFFFDLHRDSVEREHSTATINEEVYARTFFVIGEDHPDYEQNLEMATEIHHRLEERWPGLSRGVMTSGGAGVDGVYNQDLSPNSMTIEFGGVDNTFEEVYRSADAVAEVIQEYIYEELER
- a CDS encoding DUF418 domain-containing protein — encoded protein: MKNEDQGNRIEILDQLRGLALLAIFLVNISGLASIETENQSSINESLDALMSILLEDSARPLFAFMFGISLILIYERLSKKNLNPFPTLFRRLLLLFIIGALHGYYIWAGDILLMYAMAGYVLLFFIKFPAKWLLTMALFSWVGYTIGMDLLNYYFPHSLSLDEWLKDLLLGPGESPTGSEYLINEFSSMVEHLSFFLFGMYTYRKDLLSQAVARRKRMWLLSLVFLTVGVSGKTALYYEVDALVITPLESFYPFVVTVGILMGIILLGTSRTTTLSNALLPFSTVGKMAFTNYLLQSLVFVSLFMHSGRTIFERVGIWMEPSYIFALFIGIILFVVQMIFSHLWLKTFYYGPFEWFWRMGTYGKKVPLRRKT